GCCACACAGGAAAGCCAATGTGTCGGTGCTGTCGATATTTGCCGCTTCAAGGGGCTGGGTAATCACACCGATGCGGCCATTCCATGTGCTGTCGGCTTGATCCACGATAACAGTGACTTCGAGATCATCACTGCGGTATTCCTGTTTCCAGCGCGCGAGCTCACGGCGGTAGAGAATTTCCTGAGGCCGGCGTGCGCCGTAAAATAGCCGCACCCGTGTTGCCCGGTGGTGTCCACTCAGCAAGGTGCAAATCACCGGGCGCAGCGGCGCCAGCCCCAAACCTCCGGCAATAATGAGAACCTCTTTGCCGGCTGTGGCTGCCATTGGCCAGCCACAGCCGAAAGGACCGCGCACACCGAGGGCATCGCCCATTATCAGTCGCTCAAGTGCCCGGGTGGCCAAACCCTGACAGCGAATTGTGTGCACGTAACTGCCATCGTCATCCGGTGAACCGCTCATGGAAATTGGCACTTCGCCAGCGCCGAATGCGTAGAGCATATTGAACTGCCCGGGAGTAAACGATGGCAGACTCATGCCAGGCTCCGGGCGAATTCTCAGGGTAAACGTGCCGGAAAATTCTTCGTGGCGATCCTCAATACGAAAGAGCGTGGGTATCATGTCTCGCGATCCAGATTCGGACGCTGCAAACTGTAAACGTCCAACAGCTGTATACGTGTCGCACGCAGCCGCTGCGTCACGATCTGTGCGAAACGCTTCATCAGTTCGAAGCCCATTTCAGTATCTTTGTCGCATTTCTCCCGCAGACATTTTCCATCCAGTCGGATCGCGTGCACTTCATCGACAGCGCGGGCATCAAAGGTCCAGAGGTAGGGTGGAAACAGCCACGACCAGCCAAAGATATCGCCGTTATGCAGAGTTTGTAGACAAATCGCGCCATAGTTCGGCACAAAGCACTCAACCGCCACCTGCCCATCCCGGATCAGATAGAAATTATCTGCCGGTTCATTCTCACGCGCGATGTATTGGCCCGCGTTGTAAATATGGTTTTCCCCACAGCCTGCCATAAAATCCAGATGCCGTTCTTGCATACCTTTGAAGAACGGGTGCTCGTGTAGCAACTGCGCCATGCTTTTCATTGGCCTTCCAACTCCCGTATGCGCTGTAGTTCTTCGGTGAGGTCTATCCCCACCGGGCACCAGGCGATGCAGCGACCACAGCCGACACAACCCGAAGTGCCAAACTGGTCGTGCCAGGTTGCCAGTTTGTGTGTCATCCAGTGGCGGTAGCGGGAACGTGTGTCCGCGCGTACGGCGCCACCGGCAATATAGGTAAAATCACCGGTGAAACAGGAGTCCCAGCGCTCCCAGCGTGCCGCGTTGTCGCCGCTGAGATCAGTGGTGTCTTCCACTGTGGAGCAGAAGCAGGTAGGGCAAGCCATCGTGCAGTTGGCGCAGGACAGACAGCGCTCGGCCACCTGATCCCACACGGGACTTTCATAATTGCGATACAGCAACTCCTTTACATCGGAACTGTCGAAGTTCCGCGCACCCTGCTTCATCTGTACTACCGCACCCTGAATGGCCCTCTGTGCCAGTTCGATTTGATGTGCTCCCGCAGATTGCACCGGTAATTTCTGCAGAATACCTTCGCCCCGCACTGAACCGGCAGCGATCAGGAAAAAGTGCGCATTGCCGTCGATGACTTCGGTCATGGTCAGGTCCGCGGGTAGTGTCACCTCGGGTCCCGTATTCATTGAGGTGCAAAAACAGGTGGATGCGGCGGAGGTACAGTTCACGGCAATGATCAGTAGCGGCTGTCGTCGCCTGGTGTAACTGTCATTGGTAAACCGGCCTCCCATAAAGACACGATCCTGGATGGCAATGGCGTGAAGCTCGCAACTGCGAACACCGATAAACGCCAGTGATTGCACCGGTTCTTCGATAGCATTGATCTGAATTCCGCTGTTATCTCGTTCTGCCTGCCACACTTGCCTGCGCGGAAGCTGCAGGAATTGTTTCCAGGAGTGTGGACTGGCGGCATATCCGAAAAAGGCACCGTCCTCGCGTTTTTTAATTCGGTATTGGCCTTTTTCCTGCTCGTCGGTCCAGCCGCGTGGCAAATCACCGGCAGAGCGGATGGCGTCATAGATAATCGCGCCATCCCGCAAAACTGGTCCGATAAGCTGGTGCCCTTCCCCGCAAATAACCCGGACAAGCGTATCCAGATCGTCTGCCTGCAACAGGAAATTTGTCATGGTCAGATCCCTACCCCGTGCCGGATCGCCAAAGATTGTGCATGAATTGCCTCTGCGGAAGGGGCGGTAGTAGACGCACAGAACTATTATTCAGGCAGAGTGTAGAAACTCACGGCCACAGTTGCGTGTGAGCAGGCGACAATGTCGAATGAACCTCGATTTTGTTTCCAATACCGGCTTACCTAACTTCGCCAAGGCGACGGGCTGGGAGAACCAAATGGGTCCAGATGACCACACACAAGTTATCAGTGCACTCGACCTGTCCCTCGTACAAGAAATTGTTTCAACCTCGGAGTTGGCCCCTCTCAACCGCACGTGATCGCTCACGGACATTAGGGAATAAAGGATGAGAATCGGCATAAATGGACTTGGCCGTATTGGCCGGCAAGTACTACGTATTGCGCTTGAATCCCATCACGGCGGCGTGGAAGTTGTCCATGTGAACGATCTGGCCAGTGTGGAAAACCTTGCCTATCTGTTGGAATTGGATACCACCTACCACACCCGCGATATGAAGGTTCATGGTGAGGGCGATGTACTGCTGATTGATGGGCAGGCAATTTCTGTCAGTTCAGAGAAAGACCCCGCCAAATTGCCTTGGGGAGAGAAAGGTGTCGACGTCGTATTCGAAGCTACCGGTATGTTTCGCAGCAGAACCGGGGCCGCAAAACACATCGCTGCCGGTGCCAAAAAAGTACTGATTTCAGCGCCCGGAAAAAGCATGCTCGACGGGCATTTTGTTGTCGGCGTCAATGACCATCGTTACGACCGACACCGCCACAACATTATTTCCACCGCCAGCTGTACCACCAATTGCCTGGCGCCAGTGGCGAAGGTTCTGAACGAAGAGTTCGGTATCGAATATGGCATGATCAATACCATCCACGCCTACACCGCTTCCCAGAATCTGGTTGACGGTCACAGCAGTAAATTCCGCCGCGGTCGTGCGGCCGCAGCCAATCTGGTGCCCACTACCACCGGGGCGGCCGCTACCATCGGTCTGATTTTGCCGGGACTCGCGGGCAAGATGCATGGCTGTGCGGTACGCACACCACTAAAGTGTGGATCCTTGCTGGATCTCACTTGCACCCTGCGAAAAGGCACCAACGTAGACGAAGTGAACAATGTGTTCCGGCATTGGGCGGAAGGCCCGTTAAAGGGCATCCTTGCGATCGACGATCGGGAATTAGTCTCGAGCGATATCGTTGGCAAACCCTACAGTGCGATCATCACCACCAAAGATACCCTGATGGTAGGCGACAAATTCCTTAAGGTGTTTGCCTGGTATGACAACGAGTGGGCATTTTCCCAGCGCTGCGTCGATATGATCACGCGGATGCTATAGCTGCCAGAGAAGGTGCCGCGCTGATGAGTATCGTCACCGTTACCCTCAATCCCTGCATAGACAAGACGGTATCCGTTGCGCAGATCATCCCCGACTGCAAGCTTACCTGTCGTGATGTTGGCGCCTATCCCGGCGGTGGAGGGCTTAACGTCGCCCGGGTCTTAACGCGCCTTGGATCCGATGCCTGTGCATACTGGACCTGTGGCGGCGAAAATGGTCGCAGGTTAGGGCAATTCCTCGACCACGAAAAGGTTCAACACACGCCGATTCCGATCGCAGGAGCTGTGCGGGAGAACCTGATTGTGCAGGAAGAGTCCAGCGGAAACCTTTTCCGCTTTGGCATGCCTGGCCCGTTGCTTTCGGAGGTAGAACAGGGACAATGGGTGGCGCGGATTCGGGAGCTCCCCTCTTCAACCCAGTACGTGGTGTTTAGCGGGAGCTTGCCCGAGGGCGTGCCGCCACAGTGGTATGGAAAGCTGCTACAGGCCGTACCTGCCGGGATACGTGTCGTGGTGGACACGAAAATGGCCGCTCTGTGTCACGCGCTTGAGGTCGGCGTCTTTCTGATCAAACCCAACGTACGCGAGATGGAGGAACTGGTTGGCCGTGAGCTTACCGATGACGCCGCTATCGAGCGAGCAGTCCGTGAAATTATCGACCGCAATGGTGCCGAAGTCGTAATCCTGTCCCTCGGCCGAGCCGGCGTATTACTTGCGGTCAAACATCGCATAGAGCGGATATCGGCGCCGTCCGTACGCCTGCGAAGTAAAGTCGGGGCCGGCGATGCCGTGGTCGGAGGACTGCTCGCGGCCCTGTCACGAGGCATGCCACTGCGGGAGGCGGCGAAGTTTGGTGTGGCGGCCGGAGCGGCGGCCGTAATGACAGAGGGAACGGAACTTTGCCGCAGTGAAGATGTAGAGCTGCTGTTTAAAAGTATGTGAAACTTGTTTCCGGACACCGAATAAAAAACGATCATCGGATAGAGGCGCAGCGGAAAGCCGTAGACCTCACATACCCTGATCCATGCCCGGTTGAGGTTCCTGTGGTTGGGGTTTGATCGCGATCATAGCCGCGGTGGTAATCATCTATCCCGCAATGGACGCTGCATTCTGCAGCGCGGTTCGAGCCACTTTAGCAGGATCAATGATCCCCATTTCCAGCAAGTCGCCGTATTTCTCCGTCTGCGCGTTATAGCCGTAGCTGCCTTTGTGCTTTTTCACTTCATTGATCACAACAGAGGCGTCTTCACCGGCATTGTTCACAATTTCTCGCAACGGCCGCTCCAGGGCAGCGATGGCGATACCGATACCTACATCCTGATCGTGATTGGCGCCTTTCAGCTTGGCTTTCTTTAGTGCCTGCATAACGCGAATGAGCGCCACTCCGCCACCCGGTACTACGCCCTCCTCCACCGCCGCGCGCGTGGCATTCAGCGCGTCATCGACCCGGTCTTTCTTTTCCTTCATTTCGATTTCAGTAGCCGCACCAATTTTGATCAGGCCTACACCGCCTGACAGCTTGGCCAGGCGCTCTCGCAACTTTTCCTTTTCATATTCCACGGGTGCGTATTCAAGCTGTCCCCGGATATTTTCAATCTGAGTGTTGATACTTTCCTGTGAGCCGGCGCCGCCAATGATAGTCGTGTCCTCCTTGGTCACTATGATTTTGCGTGCGCGCCCCAGATCCTCCAGTGTGGCGTTCTCAAAGCTGAGACCTACCTCGTCGGTGATTACTCGTCCTGCGGTCATGACGGCGATGTCTTCCAGTAAGGCTTTTCGACGATCGCCGAAGCCAGGCGCTTTGATGGCTACAGTGTGTATCGTCCCGCGCATGGCGTTCACCACCAGCGTTGCCAATGCGTCTGCTTCTGCGTCCTCTGCAATAAACAGGTGCGACCTGCCTGTCTTGGCTATTTGATCCAGAAGCGGCAGACAGTCTCGAATATTGCCAATTTTCTTGTTGTAAAGGAGCACGTAGGCATCTTCCAGCTCTACCCGCATGGCACTGCGATCATTGACGAAGTAAGCAGAAAGATAGCCGCGAGAAAACTGCATGCCTTCGACGATTTCAAGTTCATTGATGAGCCCGGACCCTTCTTCAATGGCAATCACACCATCCCTTCCGACCGTATCCATGGCGCGGGCGATAATGTTGCCGATATCCTCGTCGCCGTTGGCCGAGATGGTGCCCACCTGCTCAATGGCCTTGCTGGTATCGCACGGTGTTGCCAGTTTATGTAGCTGATCCACGGCTGCGGTGACCGCAAGATCAATGCCACGCTTGATGTCCATCGGATTCATGCCCGACACCACTGCTTTGAAACTTTCCTGCATGATGGCTTGAGCCAGGACCGTGGCGGTGGTCGTCCCGTCGCCCGCCACGTCCGAAGTTTTCGCCGCAACTTCCCGTAGCATCTGTGCGCCCATATTCTGGAACTTGTCTTCCAGCTCGACTTCCTTGGCCAGGGAAACACCATCCTTGGTCACTCCCGGCGAACCAAAATGCTTCTCAATGATGACATTGCGGCCTTTCGGCCCCGGTGTGGCTTTGACGGCGTCGGCCAGGATCGCCGCACCGGCGATGAGTTGAGTGTGGGCGTCTGTTCCAAACTTGATGAGCTTGGCTGGCATACGTGGATCCCGAAGATGTCAAATATACGAGTGACGGGGTGCCATGCCGAGGCTGGAAACAGGGCCGGTACCAGGCACCCCAAAAGCGGTTGATTTACTGAATGGAAATACGTTTTGGCTGTGATACTTCCCGTTTGCCAATGGTCACTGTCAGCACGCCATCTTTGCCCTTGGCTTCAATCGTTTCCGGGTCTGCGGAGTCTGGCAGATTGAAACGGCGGTAAAACATGCCGTGGGAGCATTCACTGCGCATATAGCCTTCTTTCTTTTCCTCTTTCTCCCACTTGCGTTCACCTCGTATCACGAGGTTGCCGCTGTCCAGTGTGATTTCAATATCCTTTGGATCCACACCGGGGATATCGGCCTTTATGAGGAATTGATTGTCCTCCTCAATGACATCCACGGAGGGAGACCATTCACGGGATGCCATTTCACCCTCTTCTTCAAAAAGAGAGGGCCATCGCTCGTTCATCGTACGTGTCAGTTGTTCGAAATCATCCTGGAATCGATGCCACAGATCCGTTGGTCTTCTCGCCGGGTGTTTCATGATTGAGTCTCCAGTTTTCCGAATTAACACCACCCCAGGAGCGGCCGGGGTTGGCGAAAAAAATTATAGTGACCCGGCAATCGCGGACCCAAGCTGACAACGTTGTCTAGCAGTGAAAACGGGCTCAATTTTCACTGGTTATTGCGGCGACAGAGAACACCAGTCGCACACGATGATTGTCGCCATCGTCCCGCAGTGGAATTCGCTCACCCGCGACCGGTTCGTCATCCAGTGTCAGTTCGGCGATGTTCCGAGGACACTCTCCGCAACGTTGCACTTCAACGTCATAGCGGCTATTCCCGAAGCGCAGCGACATGCGGAATTCCCCCCAGGTTTCCGGCAGACAGGGTTTTATTTCCAGGCTGTTTCCGTCGAGAATTCGCACGCCCAGTAGTGCCTCCAGCGCACCGCGATATAACCACCCGGATGCGCCGGAATACCAGGTCCAGCCCCCTCGCCCGACATGCGGCGGGACCCCGTAGACATCTCCAGCCAATACGTAAGGTTCCGTGCGATAACGGGCAACACCCTCTGCGCTGTCAGTGTGAGTAATCGGGTTCAATAAGCTAAACAGATGATGTGCCCGCTCGCTGTGCTCAAGGCCGGCTGCCGCCCAAATCGCCCAGGTCGCCGCATGGGTATATTGGCCACCATTTTCGCGAATTCCGGGAGGATAGCCTTTTATATATCCGGGATCTTTCTTGGTTTTATCAAATGCCGGTTTTAATAGCAGTATCTGTCGCGCGTCCTGCCTTACGAGATGCGTGTAGGCGGATGCCATCGCCTCTCTCGCGCGCGCTGTCGGCGCTTCCTGGGACAATACGGACCAGGTTTGCGCGATCAGGTCGATCTTGCATTCATCACTCTCGTTTGAACCGACTGGCGTACCGTCATCGTAATAAGCCCGCCGGTACCAGGCGCCGTCCCAGCCACTTTCTTCCACCTGCTCGCGAAAATTTTCTCCCAATTTGCGATAGTGCTCGGCCAGCGCGGTATCGCCAACGTGCTCACAAAGGGGCGCCATATCCCGGCAAACCCGCAGAAGGAACCACCCCATCCAGACACTTTCACCGCGCCCCGTGGTACTGATACGACTGAAGCCATCATTCCAGTCGCCGTTGCCGATGATGGGCAATCCATGAGGACCAACGGAGCTCGCTCGCTCTATGGTCCGGCAACAGTGCTCGTAGAGTGAACCCGATTCATCGCTGATATCAAACTCCGCGTAGCGTTCGTGTTCATCCTTCTTGAGCGGCGCGCCGCTGAGATAGGCCACCGGCTCATCGAGAATGCCGTAGTCACCGGTAGTGCGAATGTACTGCGCGGTGACAAACGGTAACCACAGGAGATCGTCGGAACAGCGGGTGCGAACCCCACGCAATGGTTTTTCGTGCCACCAGTGCAGCACGTCACCCTCCTGGAACTGGCGCGACGCCGCGCGCAGGATATGTTCACGAGTCCACTCGGGATGAGTCCACAGCAGTGCCTGCACATCCTGTAGCTGATCGCGGAATCCGAAAGCACCACTGGACTGGTAAAAGCCGCTGCGTCCCCACAATCGACAGGCCAGAGTCTGGTAAGGCAACCAGCGGTTGACCAGTATCTCGGTGGCTTTATCGGGGACCTCCACCTGCACACTACCGAGAAAATCTTCCCAGAACTGCTCAAACTCTTCCCGTGCGGTTTCCGCCCTTCCGGGAATGCGGAACTCTTTAGCCAGTTCAAGCGCCTGGGCGCGGTCCACACCTTCACCAATGATGAAATAGATATGCTGGGTTTCCCCAACCGCCAGGTCGACATGCACCTGGTACGCCCCACAGGGGTCGCTACCACATTGCACTCGGCCGGATAGCCCGATTCTGAACATCGCTTCAGGTGCTTCAAGACCCGTGGAATTCCCGATGAACTCATGGCGGTCCATAGTGACACCATGGGGGGGCAAGCTGGATGTCAGGAAAGCCACGCCGGGCTTGGCATCAGCTACAAAGGCGTTGCGAGCCAGCAACGCACAACTTTCGGCCTCAAATTCGCACACCAGATGCGGCCAGCTATTGGCCCGCACGAGCCCTAGGATCCATTCAACGTAATAGGTTGCCGTTAGCCTGCGCGGCCTGTCCCAGGTATTGGTCAACGTAAGACGACCGATCTTTACCGGCGCTTCGCGATCGACGAATACCCGCCAGTATTGTTCAAGACCTTGGCTGTTATGCCGGTATTCACTGTATCCCGCACCGTGCCGTACCTGATAGGCCCCATTGCCGGGCCGCGGTGCGGGTGTCGGCGTCCAAACCTCGGCCGTTTCTTCGTCTCGAAGGTAAAGGACTTCCCCGCTCGGGTCTCGCACCGGATCGTTGTTCCAGGCGGTGAGACGATGCTCGCCACTGTTCCCCGCCCATGTGCAACAAGAGCCACCTTCGGAAACGAGGCATCCAAAGGTGGGGTTGGCAATGACATTCACCCAGGGTGCTGGAGGGCGTTGCCCCGGCTCCAGATGCAGTACATATTCGCGACCATCCGCGGAAAACCCCCCGAGACCATTGTCGAACAGAAGGTCGTCCGGGCGGCGTAATTCCGGTGTCGGCGGAGCGGTGTTGTCAGCGGCAGCCACTGGCACAAATGGTGGCAGTGGCTGCAGCTGTGTCTGCAGGGCGGAAAAACCATTTTGCAATTGAGACTGTACCGAACCCGCGGAGGAGTCGAGAATTACCCGCGCCGCTGCCAGCAACAGTATTCGTACATCCCCTGGCAACTCCTGCCCGGGAATCATTACCACCGACCCGGGCAGTTTGCGTAAGGTGCGCCCGCGAACATCCGTGATCATTTCCTGCAACCGATCGCGGGCCTGCTGTTCATAGCCCGCCGATTCCTCGTCGATAATTACCAGATCGACACCGATCCCACGGCCACACCAGTAGGTGTGGGCCTGGAGAATCGGTTCGGCAAAATCGGTTTCGAGCTGGTTGCGGATATGTACCAGCAAAATGGGGTTATCCCCCGAGATACCTTTACTCCAGAGCCCGGGCTGAATGTGACGACTGCGGGCCAGTACACGGGAAGGTGCACGCAGCGGCGCGATTGGCGCGAGCACGGCCGATAGGAGCTCCATCATCCAGTGCATGGAGCCGGCAGTGATATGCAGATTGCGCAACTCCTGTTCCGACTGCATACGCGCGAGATCGAACACCCAGCGGGCTTTCGGTCGGGAACGGTAGGCGCTCAGGGTAGCGAGTAATTCTCTGCGGGATTTGCTGGCACCGGTGAGGTAGATGACCTCTATCTCCGACTGTGGCGGAATCGTGACTTCCTGTGCCGCGGCAATGACCGGATCAAGCACCGGACCAGTGGTACCGCTGAAGCTGGACAGCCCCTCAGTCATGGCAAGGGGCCGAGTCGCAGAACCGCCGCGACCCAGGAAACGGAAACGATCGGTTTCCCACGCCAACCTGTGGCGTACACCAGGCTGTACAAGCACAGAGACGGCAAGATAAATCGGTTTTTCGTTGCTTCCACGCGGACGACGCCGGTAGATCATCACCTGCTCTTCGGGCAGGTACTGGCTTTCCACGAACAATTTCGCAAACGCCGGATGCCGTAAGTCGTCACGTTCTGGTGCCAGCACTACTTCGGCGAAATCTGCCAGCAGCAAATGGCGCTCACGATCACTTTCATTTTTTATGTTCAGGCGTCGCGCTTCTACATCGTGCTGGGAACTGACAGCGACATGCAGGCGACAGAAGAGCTCTGATTTTCGCTGTTGATATTCCACACTCTGTGGCGAAAAGTAGGCGGCACTGCGCTGGGCTTCGCCGCCGCACGGGGCAAGTCCGACGGAAAACAAATCACCGCTGTCGAGATCCCTCACATAGCAATAGCGCCCCCATTGGTGGCAGGTTGGATCCGTCTGCCAGCGCGTCAACGCGATATTGTCCCAGTAGCTACCGCCAGCACCATCGGCCGCAAGCACAGTGGAAAAGTGTCCATTTGACAGGAGATTGTATTGCGGATACGGACGGGACGGCTGTGCCGACCAGGTTTCGAGCACCACTTCGGCGTGGAAGCTGCGCATAACCCCCGGACGTTTCCACGGCCTGAGCGCAGGTGGCGATGAGGGCATACGTTCATGCAATAAGGGCGTCAGGCCGCTAATACGAGCATCAGTGTGGAAGCGTTGCAGCATGACATCGCCATGGAGGAAATTATTGACCGCGAGCAGGATCATTCCCTGGTGGTGACTCATGTACGAACGCACCGTGCGCGCGCGGCGCGGTGCGGGCTTGGATGTGCGCCCGAAATCAATAGCTTCATGCAGACCGAACTGCCCATAGCCGCCCTGACTGCGCAATTGACGCAGATTTTCCATTACCTTATCGGCACAAAACGGCAGTGCCATCATGGACGCATACGGAGCGATGACCAACCGCTCCCCCAGGTCGCGCCGAAAGCCTATCCCCGGCACGCCGAACGCGCGGTACTGATAGTGCAGGTGGCTGTCCAGTTCATAAAAGCCGGACTCGGCAATACCCCAGGGCACGCCAAAACGGTCGGCAAATTCCCGGTGCACGTCGATGGCATTGCGGCACGCGCGCCCCACCAGACTGTGATCCGGCGTATCCATCAGCAGGCGCGGCATCAGGTATTCAAACAGCGTGGCACTCCAGGACATCAACACGGTCCTGCGCTGGATGCGCCGGAACGGGCGTTCCAGATGGCGCCAGTGGCGCGCCGGCACATCGCCTTTGGCGATCGCAACAAATCCGGTCAGTCTCGACTCGGATGCCAGCAGGTCGTAGTAGTTCGCGTCCAGTGCCGCGTCGTTGACGTTGTAGCCGATATGGAACAGGTGGCGCTCGGAGTCGTAGAGGAATGCAAAGTCCATTTCCTCAACCCATTGCCGCGCCCTTCCCGCGATACGTTTCAGGTCGCGCCGATATTTCTCTGCATTGTCCTGTGCCACCACAAAAGATTGGCGCATCCTGACAATCCATTCGCCGGCCTCTTCCCTCTGACTGCCACCGACGGAGGCCAACTCTGCCTGCAATATATTCAGTTGCTGCGACGCCTGCGCACAGGTTTCTCTCAATGTCACAAGGGTGACGGGAGCGTTCAGCTGTTCGTGCAGTACGCGAAAATGCTCGGCGACCTCTCCGCCCTGCTCCCGACACGCTACCGGTGGCGCGGCGATAAGTCGCTGCCAGGGTTCGAGGCTTTCCTGGTAGCGACGTGCGGCCACCGAGTGCTGGAGTAGTTCGTCGAGCCAGTGGCGCAGACGCCCCAAAGACTCCGCACTGAAACTTTCGTCGCCCTCGATCAGCGCCACCACCCGGTCCTGCAATGCTGGCACTTCGCGTTCGTAGATATCGTCGATGATTTGCCACCAGTGACCGTCCCCCACCCTGGACTCCAGTCTCTCCCGCAGCTGGGTGATGTAGCCAATGACCTCACGCAGTGCACT
This is a stretch of genomic DNA from Microbulbifer bruguierae. It encodes these proteins:
- a CDS encoding GH36-type glycosyl hydrolase domain-containing protein, with the translated sequence MKLRRGNSDGFARAREFFSRKKKQLGGPRPTPETDNAEVNHGADDEQKRRAEIHALAKRHRHLIGTDIGYPLSARLRHLERNFQEIYRRLSARVEAGEKGNRSEEWLLDNRHVVQEALELVRESLPRTYLRQLPKIASEQGAIDLRVGSLAAALVAEVKQPLDLGAVYDLVDHYQQECILTTGELWALPAMLRLRLLEHLVHFAENALEKAEAGSEGESVGIASAIISLRELRTHDWRDFVEAQSRVERILRADPAGAYGQMDFETRDRYRGRVEQLARGSNIPEHRIAEQVVELSEKEIHEARRRHVGFYLVDNGRRELEKLLEFTPDAFLRLHRWILEHAATVYFSTLGLFSIPPLVALAVYLFHHNTPLGVLLITVAIVAIPMIGVALALVNGLITHSLAPQILPKMDFESGVPDECRTAVIMPVLFADTDDVEKILQCLEINFLNNDDANLVYVVLGDFADADNQSTAEDAALLEFARDAIDALNQRYADNDGREPFLLLHRERRWNSAEKCWMGWERKRGKLIEFNRLLKGHDDHSYTTCIGNRSALKNIHLVITLDADSQMPPGTAARLVGTMAHPLNRAVIDERSRRVVAGHGFLQPRLETDPAGAADTLFIEIFSGDRSVDLYTHAVSDAYQDLFGEAIFAGKGIYDPRVFSQTLAGNLAQNAILSHDLLEGSIGGAALLSDTIFYEQYPPNVVALLRRSHRWIRGDWQLLPWLFDRVTIDGGERVINPLPPIHRWKIADNLRRSLEAPSLLVLFLLAWSGVLPGSPWAWTLGLLFLSAGPVWLEPLSTLWRGVSKPNRVHHYLRNLPGILQQRVQHWLLSLALLPVQAVNALDAIVRTLYRLGISHRRLLEWTSAAHVNRSSTSTTGRSWREFWFSPVLAIMIGLWLAVTSPLSLLPALPLLLAWLSLPQLNQRINRLYKREKQTLYETDEHELRMLARRTWYFFEHFMGPDDHWLPPDNYQEEPVAVLARRTSPTNIGLGLLATLSAYDFGYLDLSQLLARLNNTFDRMRGLQRYRGHFLNWYETRELHPLDPRYVSTVDSGNLAGSLLTLASGLEALDSTPINGRQLVQGIADTLGVVVETLQPPEPEVASSALREVIGYITQLRERLESRVGDGHWWQIIDDIYEREVPALQDRVVALIEGDESFSAESLGRLRHWLDELLQHSVAARRYQESLEPWQRLIAAPPVACREQGGEVAEHFRVLHEQLNAPVTLVTLRETCAQASQQLNILQAELASVGGSQREEAGEWIVRMRQSFVVAQDNAEKYRRDLKRIAGRARQWVEEMDFAFLYDSERHLFHIGYNVNDAALDANYYDLLASESRLTGFVAIAKGDVPARHWRHLERPFRRIQRRTVLMSWSATLFEYLMPRLLMDTPDHSLVGRACRNAIDVHREFADRFGVPWGIAESGFYELDSHLHYQYRAFGVPGIGFRRDLGERLVIAPYASMMALPFCADKVMENLRQLRSQGGYGQFGLHEAIDFGRTSKPAPRRARTVRSYMSHHQGMILLAVNNFLHGDVMLQRFHTDARISGLTPLLHERMPSSPPALRPWKRPGVMRSFHAEVVLETWSAQPSRPYPQYNLLSNGHFSTVLAADGAGGSYWDNIALTRWQTDPTCHQWGRYCYVRDLDSGDLFSVGLAPCGGEAQRSAAYFSPQSVEYQQRKSELFCRLHVAVSSQHDVEARRLNIKNESDRERHLLLADFAEVVLAPERDDLRHPAFAKLFVESQYLPEEQVMIYRRRPRGSNEKPIYLAVSVLVQPGVRHRLAWETDRFRFLGRGGSATRPLAMTEGLSSFSGTTGPVLDPVIAAAQEVTIPPQSEIEVIYLTGASKSRRELLATLSAYRSRPKARWVFDLARMQSEQELRNLHITAGSMHWMMELLSAVLAPIAPLRAPSRVLARSRHIQPGLWSKGISGDNPILLVHIRNQLETDFAEPILQAHTYWCGRGIGVDLVIIDEESAGYEQQARDRLQEMITDVRGRTLRKLPGSVVMIPGQELPGDVRILLLAAARVILDSSAGSVQSQLQNGFSALQTQLQPLPPFVPVAAADNTAPPTPELRRPDDLLFDNGLGGFSADGREYVLHLEPGQRPPAPWVNVIANPTFGCLVSEGGSCCTWAGNSGEHRLTAWNNDPVRDPSGEVLYLRDEETAEVWTPTPAPRPGNGAYQVRHGAGYSEYRHNSQGLEQYWRVFVDREAPVKIGRLTLTNTWDRPRRLTATYYVEWILGLVRANSWPHLVCEFEAESCALLARNAFVADAKPGVAFLTSSLPPHGVTMDRHEFIGNSTGLEAPEAMFRIGLSGRVQCGSDPCGAYQVHVDLAVGETQHIYFIIGEGVDRAQALELAKEFRIPGRAETAREEFEQFWEDFLGSVQVEVPDKATEILVNRWLPYQTLACRLWGRSGFYQSSGAFGFRDQLQDVQALLWTHPEWTREHILRAASRQFQEGDVLHWWHEKPLRGVRTRCSDDLLWLPFVTAQYIRTTGDYGILDEPVAYLSGAPLKKDEHERYAEFDISDESGSLYEHCCRTIERASSVGPHGLPIIGNGDWNDGFSRISTTGRGESVWMGWFLLRVCRDMAPLCEHVGDTALAEHYRKLGENFREQVEESGWDGAWYRRAYYDDGTPVGSNESDECKIDLIAQTWSVLSQEAPTARAREAMASAYTHLVRQDARQILLLKPAFDKTKKDPGYIKGYPPGIRENGGQYTHAATWAIWAAAGLEHSERAHHLFSLLNPITHTDSAEGVARYRTEPYVLAGDVYGVPPHVGRGGWTWYSGASGWLYRGALEALLGVRILDGNSLEIKPCLPETWGEFRMSLRFGNSRYDVEVQRCGECPRNIAELTLDDEPVAGERIPLRDDGDNHRVRLVFSVAAITSEN